GCAAAGGTCGCAAAGGGAAAGGCCTACGGCAATAATGGGTAGCCCAGTACATAGGATCGATGAGAAGCCGGCTGTGGCGGTGTCGAGCTGGGAGAAGAAGCAAGCTTCTTATCACTGCTCGAAACCGCCACAGCAAGTTCCGCAACGGCGGAACTTCTCTGCCCACAGCAGAGAAGACTTCTCATGGATCCTCTCACGGGCTACAGATCCCGCGAAGCCATCTCTTTGCGCTCTTAGCGTCTTTGCGTGAGGCAACCTGCCATCAGGCAAGGCCTTCACGCAGACGAATCACAGAAACGAGTTCTACCAATTTGCGTTCTTTGCGCCTTTGCGTGAGCTACACTGCCGTCAAGCATAGCCATTATGCAGGTAAAGCATAGAAGCGATCTCTAACAATTTATGCAAAACACGTCTTTGCGTGAGGGAACCTGAGATCAGGCAGGTGGAATTTTCTCCCGACCATATAAACGGCCCGGTCAAAGTTCGGTTATTTATAGATGTCACCTCTGGGGCCGATATGGTCTACGTAGACAACATCCTCTTTTTCATCAAACCAGAAAATTATCCGCAGTTTTCCAACGCGGATCCTGTGGTATCCAGCCCATTTTCCAACCATGTGTATTACATCGGGATGTTGTAGAGGGTTGTGGGCCAATTGCCTCAGTATATCTTTGATGCGGTCCTTGCTTTTGCTTGGGAGGCGCTGTAAGTAACTGGCGGCGTGGCGGTGGACGATGACTTTACTCATCAGATCGAATCTAGCTCTACATAAGCGTCAACGCTTTCATTTTCGCGATCACTCCGAGCCTGACGCAGCTGGCTGATAGTGTCCTCATCCAGGTCCAGTCCCAGAAGTTCTTCTATCTTTCTGAAGTCTTCAATTGATATGACCACCTCTTCAGGATTCCCGGCCTCGTCTATAATGT
The window above is part of the Deltaproteobacteria bacterium genome. Proteins encoded here:
- a CDS encoding type II toxin-antitoxin system RelE/ParE family toxin, with the protein product MSKVIVHRHAASYLQRLPSKSKDRIKDILRQLAHNPLQHPDVIHMVGKWAGYHRIRVGKLRIIFWFDEKEDVVYVDHIGPRGDIYK